In one window of Episyrphus balteatus chromosome 3, idEpiBalt1.1, whole genome shotgun sequence DNA:
- the LOC129913965 gene encoding putative thiamine transporter SLC35F3 isoform X4, with amino-acid sequence MTRDGEIPAIFNPKRVRAPSVVVTGESPNGPYGGFTNILNTSNPQIAHQDSVSSSQQDPIESITIQHQQISHEIREHCRGYGSSGGIDAEASIADTPEATVVHFKRLRACKERCCSELAQKRICFLPLQMYFGVCVTILVTASWVGATHCIKFLYLSRSTYINPDEFEKEGFKDNGDMDEHDGVMGFGSGFNEVEDATKMFHVPRNTLASTIFNAPFFASWFFTNFAFLFFPIYVLGRVAVRKCDKPGEILGDVLRGFRDRGFTIGRFLNRCLSFCILWIVTTYLYTLSLRVLFATDAMALFATNVACVYLLSWVILHEQFVGVRIVAVILCDTGIALLAYMDGITESSTLSGVVLAALAAAGYAVFRVMFRKVMGDPPVGQIAFAFTTLGFLNAALLWPVCVALYLTGTESMPSDRMPWVILLIASILLLVFHMLTQFSAAVTYNMFVTLGLITAVPVSGALDVVLYGATFAGMKLAGVILIAVGFFLVMFPENWPDYITRLLRWGRGPRNGSLSGQHPTTIDYRTGYIRSHLRSPSGRVR; translated from the exons ATGACACGAGACGGTGAAATACCCGCCATATTTAACCCGAAACGGGTTAGAGCTCCATCTGTGGTTGTTACTGGTGAATCACCAAACGGTCCCTATGGAGGTTTCACTAATATTCTCAACACCAGTAATCCACAAATTGCCCACCAAGATTCCGTGTCGTCAAGTCAACAAGATCCCATTGAATCAATTACAATACAACACCAGCAGATATCTCATGAAATAAGAGAGCACTGTAGGGGTTACGGTAGCAGTGGAGGCATTGATGCTGAAGCCTCCATTGCTGATACACCTGAAGCAACTGTTGTGCATTTTAAGAGGTTGAGAGCCTGCAAGGAAAGATGCTGTTCCGAACTGGCACAAAAG AGAATATGTTTTTTACCCTTGCAGATGTATTTTGGAGTATGTGTTACTATTTTGGTAACAGCTTCTTGGGTCGGAGCTACACATTGCATAAAGTTCTTGTACCTTAGTCGAAGTACATATATTAATCCGGATGAGTTCGAAAAGGAAGGTTTCAAAGACAATGGAGATATGGATGAGCATGACGGGGTTATGGGTTTTGGATCTGGTTTCAACGAAGTCGAAGATGCCACAAAGATGTTCCACGTTCCGCGCAATACCTTAGCGTCAACCATATTCAATGCACCATTTTTTGCTTCGTGGTTTTTTACGaactttgcttttttattttttccaatttatgTACTTGGAAGGGTTGCGGTCAGAAAATGTGATAAGCCCGGAGAGATACTTGGAGATGTTCTAAGAGGTTTCCGGGATCGAGGTTTTACTATTG GCCGCTTTCTCAACCGCTGTCTGTCTTTCTGCATTCTTTGGATAGTGACAACGTACCTCTACACATTATCCTTACGAGTGCTGTTTGCAACAGATGCTATGGCTCTTTTTGCTACCAATGTAGCTTGTGTCTATCTCCTGTCATGGGTTATTCTTCATGAGCAATTCGTTGGAGTTAGG ATTGTTGCTGTTATATTGTGTGACACAGGAATTGCCCTACTCGCTTACATGGATGGCATAACAGAGAGCTCAACTTTGAGTGGTGTTGTCTTGGCAGCATTGGCAGCAGCTGGATATGCTGTATTCAGG GTGATGTTTAGGAAAGTTATGGGCGATCCACCTGTCGGGCAGATAGCATTTGCTTTCACAACACTCGGATTTTTGAATGCAGCATTGCTTTGGCCTGTTTGTGTTGCACTTTATTTGACGGGAACCGAGAGTATGCCCTCGGATCGAATGCCATGGGTCATCCTGCTTATTGCTAGTATACTATTATTGG tgtTTCATATGCTTACGCAATTTAGTGCAGCTGTCACCTACAACATGTTTGTCACACTTGGCCTCATAACAGCAGTTCCCGTATCTGGag CTCTGGATGTTGTATTATATGGAGCAACATTTGCTGGCATGAAATTGGCTGGTGTAATACTTATCGCAGTTGGATTCTTTTTAGTCATGTTCCCCGAAAATTGGCCAGACTACATAACAAGACTTTTAag ATGGGGTCGAGGTCCCCGCAATGGTTCACTAAGCGGTCAACATCCGACCACTATAGACTATCGGACGGGGTACATCAGGTCCCATCTGCGATCACCCTCTGGCCGTGTGAGATGA